A section of the Pirellulales bacterium genome encodes:
- a CDS encoding rhomboid family intramembrane serine protease has translation MLIPWNTDAPIYHPPWATGGLIVINTVVFMTLWASGVPEEQVEPWMLAYGDGLHPLQWLTSSFLHAGFFHLLGNMVFLWAFGLVVEGKLGWWRFTAVYLGIGVVQSALEQLCMLGADGGGSLGASAAIYGLLAMAMVWAPRNDLSCILIVGFRPISFEISILAMAAIYLGIEIATAALDGFGWGPSVLHLSGAALGFVAATWLLKSDRVDCEGWDLYAVFAGREGEKVKKRKKRKSKTKADARTAGQQAGAKRAAALAEIQRLLGEGHARGAYALNKKMSPTIEGWQLPEPDSRQLIAKLLETEAWPESIELMVSHLAHFPDAARVRLKLGQVLVRNERRPAQALRVLAKLPEGSLPASLEPVRKKLLDEATRLRELAPPELACEDW, from the coding sequence GTGCTCATTCCCTGGAATACCGACGCGCCGATTTATCATCCGCCTTGGGCCACCGGCGGACTGATCGTGATCAACACCGTCGTGTTCATGACACTCTGGGCCAGCGGTGTGCCTGAGGAACAGGTCGAACCGTGGATGCTGGCCTACGGCGACGGGCTGCACCCGCTCCAATGGCTCACTTCCAGTTTCCTGCACGCGGGATTCTTCCATCTGCTGGGCAATATGGTGTTTCTGTGGGCCTTCGGGCTGGTGGTCGAGGGCAAACTCGGCTGGTGGCGGTTCACTGCGGTTTACCTGGGAATCGGCGTCGTCCAGTCGGCGCTGGAACAACTCTGCATGCTCGGCGCCGACGGTGGCGGATCGCTCGGTGCCTCGGCCGCCATCTACGGCCTGCTGGCAATGGCCATGGTCTGGGCGCCGCGCAACGATTTGAGCTGCATTTTGATCGTCGGGTTCAGGCCGATCAGCTTCGAGATTTCGATTTTGGCGATGGCCGCGATCTATCTCGGCATCGAGATCGCCACCGCCGCTTTGGACGGTTTCGGCTGGGGACCGAGCGTTTTGCACCTTTCCGGCGCGGCACTCGGCTTCGTCGCCGCCACTTGGTTGCTCAAGTCGGACCGGGTCGATTGTGAAGGCTGGGACCTTTATGCCGTGTTCGCCGGCCGAGAGGGAGAAAAGGTCAAGAAACGCAAAAAGCGAAAGTCCAAAACCAAGGCCGACGCGCGCACCGCGGGCCAACAAGCCGGCGCGAAGCGGGCCGCTGCGCTGGCTGAAATTCAAAGGCTGCTCGGCGAAGGGCACGCCCGCGGCGCTTACGCGTTGAACAAGAAGATGTCGCCGACGATCGAAGGTTGGCAGCTCCCGGAGCCCGATTCGCGCCAGCTCATCGCGAAGCTGCTCGAGACCGAGGCCTGGCCGGAGTCGATCGAGTTGATGGTGAGCCACCTGGCGCACTTTCCCGACGCCGCCCGCGTGCGTCTCAAGCTGGGGCAGGTCTTGGTGCGCAACGAGCGTCGCCCGGCCCAAGCGCTGCGGGTGTTGGCGAAGCTGCCCGAGGGAAGCCTGCCCGCCTCCCTAGAACCGGTGCGAAAAAAGCTGCTCGACGAGGCAACCAGGCTGCGCGAGCTGGCCCCACCGGAACTGGCGTGCGAAGATTGGTGA
- a CDS encoding M90 family metallopeptidase has protein sequence MIFSWLKRRRRKRILASPFPADWLAHLNRNVVQYRLLTPPEQAKLRQRVQVFVAEKNWLGCGGLVVDDEMKVTIAAQACLLVLGIDYEYHYDQIQSVLIYPDTYLHPPGDRDGLVHNGYPVYGEAWHRGPIVLSWKNTQGLADEEGGNLVFHEFAHHLDDLDGGMDGTPPLEHGQERQWERVVEKEYHRLVRASRQGRATLLNEYGASSRAEFFAVATECFFERPVVLRERHPELYAILRDFYRQDPASWPWGRPL, from the coding sequence ATGATCTTCTCTTGGCTCAAACGCCGCCGCCGCAAGCGGATTCTTGCCAGCCCGTTTCCCGCGGACTGGCTTGCGCACCTGAACCGCAACGTGGTTCAGTACCGGCTGCTGACGCCGCCGGAACAAGCGAAACTGCGGCAACGAGTCCAAGTGTTCGTGGCGGAGAAAAACTGGCTGGGGTGCGGCGGTCTCGTCGTCGATGATGAGATGAAAGTGACGATCGCCGCCCAGGCCTGCTTGCTCGTGCTCGGCATCGACTATGAATATCACTACGATCAGATCCAGTCGGTGCTGATCTACCCCGACACCTACCTCCACCCGCCCGGCGACCGAGACGGCCTGGTCCACAACGGCTACCCGGTCTATGGCGAAGCCTGGCATCGAGGGCCGATCGTACTCTCCTGGAAAAACACACAAGGTCTGGCCGACGAAGAGGGCGGGAACCTGGTGTTTCACGAATTTGCCCATCACCTCGACGATCTCGACGGCGGCATGGACGGCACGCCCCCTTTGGAGCACGGGCAGGAAAGGCAATGGGAGCGGGTCGTCGAAAAAGAATACCACCGGCTGGTGCGGGCGTCACGCCAGGGACGCGCCACGCTCTTGAATGAATACGGCGCGTCGAGCCGGGCGGAGTTCTTCGCGGTGGCCACCGAATGTTTTTTTGAGCGGCCGGTCGTGCTGCGAGAACGCCACCCCGAACTGTACGCCATCCTGCGCGACTTCTACCGGCAGGATCCGGCGAGTTGGCCCTGGGGCCGCCCGTTGTGA
- a CDS encoding glycosyltransferase family 2 protein: MTNEFAVSELMLHQKKIIVVLPAYKAARTLKQTYADIPLDIVDELVLVDDASTDETSQLARDLGMHVFVHQRNLGYGANQKTCYREALALGADIVVMLHPDYQYDPRLISAMSGMVASGIYDVVLGSRVLGGTALRGGMPLYKYVFNRLLTLFQNILLGAKLSEYHTGYRAFSRKALTTLPLLANSDDFVFDNQMLTQAIAFGLNVGEVSCPTKYFTEASSISFRRSVVYGLGVLKTSIAYRLWKWGLSESRLFSPGPTLRLQTDYYRGEAARHAPDGRDAVQEDAVQEVVLNPAAEKGGSSFLVGP; this comes from the coding sequence TTGACCAACGAATTCGCCGTTTCGGAACTGATGCTGCACCAGAAAAAAATCATTGTCGTGCTGCCGGCCTACAAGGCCGCCAGAACGCTCAAGCAGACCTACGCCGATATTCCGCTCGACATCGTAGACGAGCTGGTGCTGGTCGACGACGCCAGCACCGACGAAACCAGCCAGTTGGCACGCGACCTGGGAATGCACGTCTTCGTCCATCAGCGGAACCTCGGCTATGGCGCCAATCAAAAGACCTGCTATCGCGAAGCACTGGCCCTGGGGGCCGATATCGTCGTGATGCTGCACCCCGATTACCAGTATGATCCGCGGCTGATTTCGGCGATGTCGGGCATGGTGGCCTCCGGCATCTACGACGTCGTGCTTGGTTCGCGCGTGCTCGGCGGCACGGCGCTGCGCGGCGGAATGCCGCTCTACAAGTACGTCTTCAACCGCCTGCTGACCCTGTTTCAAAATATCCTGCTGGGAGCCAAGCTCTCGGAGTACCACACCGGTTACCGGGCCTTTTCGCGCAAGGCGCTGACGACGTTGCCCCTGCTGGCGAACTCCGATGACTTCGTGTTCGATAATCAGATGCTGACGCAAGCCATCGCCTTCGGCTTGAACGTGGGCGAAGTGAGTTGCCCGACCAAGTATTTTACCGAAGCCAGCTCGATCAGCTTCCGCCGCTCGGTGGTGTATGGTCTGGGCGTGTTGAAGACGAGTATCGCCTATCGCCTCTGGAAATGGGGGTTGAGCGAGAGCCGACTGTTCAGCCCCGGTCCCACTCTCCGTTTGCAAACCGACTATTACCGCGGTGAGGCGGCGCGGCACGCGCCGGATGGTCGCGACGCCGTGCAGGAGGACGCCGTGCAGGAGGTCGTGCTCAACCCCGCGGCGGAGAAAGGTGGTTCATCATTCCTCGTTGGGCCTTGA
- a CDS encoding Gfo/Idh/MocA family oxidoreductase, with amino-acid sequence MSSSPSTNHQAKAANAVPSRRDFLKQSSAAVVGGALAGTLSVARSAHGGVDDTLKVGLIGCGNRGTGAAKNALLADKNVKLTALGDTFADRIAYSLDALKKEVPEDKIAVADDHCFVGFDAYQKVLDSGVDVVLLCTPPHFRPAHFKAAVAAGKHIFAEKPVAVDAPGVRSVLATAEEARKKGLSVVSGLCWRYHQPKREVIGRIHDGAIGDVVAMQVNYNTGGLWVKPRQPNWSDMEWQIRNWLYFTWLSGDHNVEQHIHSLDKAAWVMKDEPPVKATGLGGRQVRTQPEYGNIFDHHAVVYEYANGVKLFAFCRQQDHCSSDVNDYILGSKGKVDVMAHNITGETPWRYRGPQPNMYQVEHDELFASIRSGQPLDNSLYMARSTMLAILGRMATYTGQTITWEQAMNSQEDLTPPAYDWTSLPVASVALPGVTKFV; translated from the coding sequence ATGTCGTCTTCGCCCTCCACGAACCATCAAGCCAAGGCCGCCAACGCCGTCCCTTCGCGTCGCGATTTTCTCAAGCAGTCGAGTGCCGCCGTGGTCGGCGGGGCGCTGGCCGGAACGCTCAGCGTTGCCCGCAGCGCGCATGGCGGCGTCGACGATACGCTCAAGGTTGGCCTGATCGGCTGCGGCAACCGGGGCACCGGGGCGGCCAAGAACGCGCTGTTGGCCGATAAGAACGTCAAGCTCACCGCCCTGGGCGACACCTTCGCCGACCGCATCGCCTATAGCCTCGACGCGCTGAAGAAGGAAGTGCCGGAAGATAAAATCGCCGTTGCCGACGACCATTGCTTCGTCGGCTTCGACGCCTATCAGAAGGTGCTCGACAGCGGCGTCGATGTGGTGCTGCTCTGCACGCCGCCCCACTTTCGCCCGGCCCACTTCAAGGCCGCCGTGGCGGCCGGCAAGCACATCTTCGCCGAGAAGCCCGTAGCCGTCGACGCGCCCGGCGTGCGCAGCGTGCTGGCCACGGCCGAAGAAGCCCGCAAGAAAGGGCTGTCGGTCGTGTCGGGCCTCTGCTGGCGCTATCACCAGCCCAAGCGCGAGGTGATCGGGCGGATTCACGACGGCGCCATCGGCGACGTGGTGGCGATGCAGGTCAACTACAACACCGGCGGCCTGTGGGTCAAGCCCCGGCAACCAAACTGGAGCGACATGGAATGGCAGATCCGGAACTGGCTCTACTTCACCTGGCTGTCGGGCGACCACAACGTCGAGCAGCACATTCACAGCCTCGACAAGGCGGCCTGGGTGATGAAAGACGAGCCGCCGGTCAAAGCCACCGGGCTGGGCGGCCGGCAGGTGCGCACGCAGCCGGAGTACGGCAACATCTTCGATCATCACGCGGTGGTTTATGAATATGCCAACGGCGTCAAGCTGTTCGCCTTCTGCCGGCAGCAAGACCATTGCAGCAGCGACGTGAACGACTACATCCTGGGCAGCAAGGGCAAGGTCGACGTGATGGCCCACAACATCACGGGCGAAACGCCTTGGCGTTATCGCGGGCCGCAGCCCAACATGTATCAGGTCGAGCACGACGAACTGTTTGCCAGCATCCGCTCCGGCCAGCCGCTCGACAACAGCCTCTACATGGCCCGCAGCACGATGCTGGCCATCCTGGGCCGCATGGCGACCTACACCGGGCAAACGATCACTTGGGAGCAGGCGATGAACTCGCAAGAAGACCTGACGCCGCCGGCCTACGATTGGACCTCGCTGCCGGTGGCCTCGGTCGCCTTGCCCGGCGTGACGAAGTTCGTTTAG
- a CDS encoding sulfatase has translation MKHSLRTLAVLLLLSPLLRAADAVPARPNILIIFPDQMRASAMACDGNADVKTPNIDRLAAEGVRFHRTYANVPVCCPARATLLTGTYPHVNGMLANDLRLREDQVTLAEILRGAGYRTGFVGKWHLDGGPRDPGFVPPGPRRQGFEFWAAYECHHRHFRPTYFRDTPEPITVQKFEPEASCDFAVEFLRSQPKDQPFFLTVQMGPPHDPYGAPEEYMRQYLPERITPPENWRPGSEASRPPPQNRPLGAAFVPYVPAGGREEIAAYYAAVTAVDDQVGRLLRTLREQGMDDNTIVLFTSDHGDMLGSHGLRRKRKPYDESARIPGIVRWPARIGQGRVVETLFSHVDMAPTLLALAGADVPPNMQGTDLSRVALGETTDGPQAVLLQMFVPFNPDQVSRPWRGIVTADDTYARFEDEAWVLFDRQHDPSELHNLVGDEAHAELQRTLDRQLAALMKKQGDSWSFNSSELVEEGGRLYRHATFYTIDEYRAWAKARRDAAK, from the coding sequence ATGAAACATTCCCTTCGCACGCTGGCCGTTCTGCTCCTGTTGTCGCCGCTGCTCCGCGCCGCCGATGCCGTTCCAGCGCGGCCGAACATCCTCATCATCTTCCCCGACCAAATGCGGGCCAGCGCCATGGCCTGCGACGGCAACGCGGACGTCAAGACGCCCAACATCGACCGGCTGGCCGCCGAAGGGGTCCGTTTCCATCGCACCTATGCCAACGTTCCGGTCTGTTGCCCGGCACGCGCGACGCTGCTCACCGGAACCTATCCGCACGTCAACGGCATGTTGGCGAACGACCTGCGGCTACGGGAAGACCAGGTCACCTTGGCCGAAATCCTGCGCGGCGCCGGCTATCGCACCGGCTTCGTCGGCAAGTGGCACTTGGACGGCGGCCCGCGCGATCCGGGCTTCGTGCCGCCGGGGCCGCGCCGCCAGGGTTTCGAGTTTTGGGCGGCCTATGAATGCCATCACCGGCACTTTCGCCCCACCTATTTCCGCGACACGCCCGAACCAATCACCGTGCAAAAGTTCGAGCCGGAAGCGTCGTGCGACTTCGCCGTCGAGTTCCTCCGTTCGCAGCCAAAGGACCAGCCGTTCTTTCTGACCGTGCAGATGGGCCCGCCGCACGATCCTTACGGCGCGCCGGAGGAATACATGCGACAGTACCTGCCGGAACGGATCACGCCGCCCGAAAATTGGCGGCCGGGGAGCGAAGCCAGCAGGCCGCCGCCCCAAAACCGTCCGCTCGGCGCTGCGTTCGTGCCCTATGTGCCGGCGGGCGGACGCGAGGAAATCGCGGCCTATTACGCGGCGGTGACGGCGGTCGACGACCAGGTCGGCCGGCTGCTGCGAACGCTCCGCGAGCAGGGGATGGACGACAACACGATCGTACTCTTCACCTCCGACCACGGCGACATGCTCGGCTCGCACGGGTTGCGGCGGAAGCGGAAGCCCTACGACGAATCGGCCCGAATTCCCGGCATCGTCCGCTGGCCGGCCCGCATCGGCCAGGGCCGCGTGGTCGAGACGCTGTTCAGCCACGTCGACATGGCCCCCACGTTGCTGGCTCTGGCGGGGGCCGACGTGCCGCCGAACATGCAGGGGACGGACCTGTCGCGCGTGGCCCTGGGTGAAACGACCGATGGCCCCCAGGCGGTGCTCTTGCAGATGTTCGTGCCCTTCAACCCGGACCAGGTGAGCAGGCCCTGGCGCGGCATCGTCACCGCCGATGACACCTACGCACGCTTCGAGGACGAGGCGTGGGTGCTGTTCGACCGTCAACACGATCCCTCCGAGCTGCACAATCTTGTCGGCGACGAGGCCCACGCGGAGTTGCAGCGCACGCTCGATCGGCAGCTTGCCGCGTTGATGAAGAAGCAGGGCGACTCGTGGAGTTTCAATTCCTCCGAGCTTGTGGAAGAAGGCGGCCGGCTTTACCGTCACGCGACCTTTTACACGATCGACGAATACCGTGCCTGGGCCAAGGCCCGGCGGGATGCCGCGAAGTGA
- a CDS encoding PQQ-binding-like beta-propeller repeat protein — protein sequence MTHRFARFSSALFTVLALAAPGQAAPADDSFFRRDGGAAEDGQKLPGRLDESTQKWRTPLASGHSTPCVYGDAIYVTTFDDGKLATVALDRGTGRTRWKQTAPATRIETYHATSSPAAATPACDGQRLYVFFGSYGLLCYDLEGKLVWSRELGPFQDEFGAASSPILLDDKLIVSADHDVDSFIMAVDRRTGKTLWKTDRPDFTRSYSTPVVVTVDGRKQIVVAGALQLVAYDADDGEKLWWVHGLARIVNPTPAQDRGLLYVATWSPGGDTDARVAMDPWPTAVKKFDADGDGKLTQEEVNDPEVLDRFFRIDLDQNKKLDEAEWTKYARVFELAQNTLLAIRPGGSGDVTDQAIVWEYRKGLPYVPSPLVYRGVLYLVKNGGILTCLDAASGRLLKQLRLPSNEGYYASPVAGDGKVYIASEPGVVTVVNTGSATSTLSSHDFGERTMATPVIAGGDVYLRTEKALYCFARDTRSR from the coding sequence ATGACCCATCGCTTTGCTCGCTTTTCATCGGCCCTGTTTACCGTGCTCGCGCTGGCCGCCCCGGGCCAGGCGGCGCCGGCGGACGACTCCTTTTTCCGGCGCGATGGCGGCGCCGCCGAGGACGGGCAAAAGCTGCCTGGCCGGCTCGATGAAAGCACCCAGAAATGGCGCACGCCGCTGGCTTCCGGGCACTCCACGCCGTGCGTCTACGGCGATGCGATCTATGTCACCACGTTCGACGACGGCAAGCTCGCCACTGTGGCCCTCGACCGCGGCACAGGCCGGACGCGGTGGAAGCAAACGGCCCCCGCCACGCGCATCGAAACGTATCACGCCACCAGCAGCCCCGCCGCAGCCACGCCGGCCTGCGACGGCCAGCGGCTGTACGTGTTCTTCGGCAGCTACGGCCTGCTGTGCTACGACCTGGAAGGCAAGCTCGTCTGGTCGCGCGAGCTGGGTCCGTTTCAGGACGAGTTCGGCGCGGCCAGCTCGCCGATTCTCCTCGACGACAAGCTGATCGTCAGCGCCGACCACGATGTTGATAGTTTCATCATGGCCGTCGATCGCCGCACGGGCAAGACGCTCTGGAAGACGGACCGGCCGGACTTCACACGCAGCTATTCCACGCCCGTGGTGGTCACGGTCGACGGCCGCAAGCAGATCGTGGTGGCCGGCGCGTTGCAGCTTGTGGCCTACGACGCCGACGACGGCGAAAAACTATGGTGGGTACACGGGCTGGCCCGCATCGTCAATCCCACCCCCGCTCAGGACCGCGGCCTGCTTTACGTGGCCACGTGGTCGCCGGGCGGCGACACCGATGCCCGCGTGGCGATGGATCCCTGGCCCACCGCCGTCAAGAAATTCGACGCCGACGGCGACGGCAAGCTCACTCAGGAAGAGGTCAACGATCCCGAAGTGCTCGACCGCTTTTTCCGCATCGATCTCGACCAAAACAAGAAACTCGACGAAGCCGAATGGACGAAGTACGCCCGCGTGTTTGAGTTGGCGCAGAACACCTTGTTGGCCATCCGGCCGGGCGGTTCGGGAGATGTGACCGATCAGGCGATCGTCTGGGAATATCGCAAGGGATTGCCTTATGTTCCCAGCCCGCTGGTTTATCGCGGCGTGCTGTACCTGGTGAAGAACGGCGGCATTCTGACCTGTCTCGACGCGGCCAGCGGGCGGCTGCTCAAGCAGCTCCGTTTGCCGTCGAACGAAGGCTACTATGCTTCGCCCGTGGCCGGCGACGGCAAGGTCTATATCGCCAGCGAGCCGGGCGTGGTGACGGTGGTCAACACCGGCTCGGCCACGAGCACGCTGTCGTCGCACGACTTCGGCGAACGCACGATGGCCACGCCCGTGATCGCCGGCGGCGACGTGTATCTTCGCACTGAGAAGGCGCTCTATTGCTTCGCACGCGACACACGCAGTCGTTGA
- a CDS encoding trypsin-like peptidase domain-containing protein, whose amino-acid sequence MSALCAGTAQAGDQVTVTLAGGAKVTATLLRESNDGVVLDLGFDVLNIPKNRVLDVSREEAAGKNEARRDHGIFHTGRLDPADVPELVRRYGDAVVVVKTAAGTGSGFLISKTGHLITNYHVVEGQNKVQVTLFRRTEQGYEKHELKKARILALQPLRDIALLQLDATELNGALPDPVVINNSDDLRVGDLVFAIGNPLGLERSVTQGIVSSATRTIGHLRLIQTDASINPGNSGGPLFNARGEVVGIVCAGATSFDGLAFGIPANELVDFLLHRESYLYDAAQPLNGATYLAPPYRAPGEGEPAEPQPGQTPATAAKPEPKDKAS is encoded by the coding sequence TTGTCAGCCCTTTGTGCCGGTACAGCTCAGGCGGGCGACCAGGTGACGGTCACGCTCGCGGGCGGCGCCAAGGTGACGGCCACGCTGCTGCGAGAGAGCAACGACGGCGTCGTGCTCGATCTCGGCTTCGACGTGCTCAATATCCCCAAGAATCGCGTGCTCGACGTCAGCCGAGAAGAGGCCGCCGGCAAAAACGAGGCCCGCCGCGACCATGGCATCTTTCACACTGGACGGCTTGATCCGGCCGACGTACCCGAACTCGTCCGACGCTACGGCGACGCCGTGGTGGTGGTGAAGACCGCCGCCGGCACGGGCAGCGGCTTCTTAATCAGCAAGACCGGGCACCTGATCACCAACTACCACGTCGTCGAGGGCCAGAACAAGGTGCAGGTGACGCTGTTCCGCCGCACGGAGCAGGGTTATGAAAAGCACGAGCTGAAAAAGGCCCGCATCCTGGCGCTGCAGCCGCTGCGCGACATCGCCTTGCTGCAGCTTGACGCGACGGAGCTTAACGGCGCATTGCCCGACCCGGTCGTCATCAACAACTCCGACGATCTGCGCGTGGGCGACCTGGTGTTCGCCATCGGCAATCCGCTGGGCCTGGAGCGCTCGGTGACGCAAGGCATTGTCAGCTCCGCCACGCGGACCATCGGCCACCTGCGGCTGATCCAGACCGACGCCTCGATCAACCCCGGCAACAGCGGTGGCCCGCTCTTCAACGCGCGCGGCGAGGTGGTGGGCATCGTGTGCGCCGGCGCCACGTCGTTTGACGGGCTGGCGTTCGGCATTCCCGCCAACGAGCTGGTCGACTTCCTGCTGCACCGCGAGAGCTATCTTTATGATGCGGCCCAGCCGCTGAACGGTGCGACGTATCTCGCCCCGCCATATCGGGCACCCGGCGAGGGCGAGCCGGCCGAACCGCAACCGGGTCAAACGCCCGCCACCGCCGCCAAACCCGAACCGAAGGATAAAGCTTCGTGA
- the queC gene encoding 7-cyano-7-deazaguanine synthase QueC — protein MGNNRQLVLTVFMKAVVLLSGGLDSATTLAVAQSQGFEAYAISFRYGQRHAVEIASATKVACAAGVREHRIVDIDLSQFGGSSLTSDLPVPKQRSLEEMSTGIPITYVPARNTVFLSLALAWAEVLPADDIFIGINAIDYSGYPDCRPEYIAAFEQLANLATKAGVEGTRHFRIHAPLVQLTKAEIIRTGLELGVDYSLTSSCYAPDPESGAACGSCDACLLRLNGFAAVGVPDPIAYQTGDCRT, from the coding sequence GTGGGCAACAACCGGCAACTCGTTCTGACCGTTTTTATGAAAGCCGTGGTGCTGCTCAGCGGAGGGCTCGATTCGGCGACCACCTTGGCCGTGGCGCAAAGCCAAGGGTTTGAGGCATACGCCATTTCCTTTCGGTACGGGCAGCGGCACGCCGTCGAAATCGCTTCGGCCACGAAGGTGGCCTGCGCGGCGGGCGTCCGCGAACACCGTATCGTCGACATCGACCTGAGCCAGTTCGGCGGATCGTCGCTGACCAGCGACTTGCCCGTGCCGAAGCAGCGCAGCCTCGAAGAAATGTCCACGGGCATTCCGATTACCTATGTTCCCGCCCGCAACACGGTCTTTCTGTCGCTGGCCCTGGCGTGGGCCGAGGTGCTGCCGGCCGACGACATCTTTATTGGCATCAACGCCATCGACTACAGCGGCTATCCCGATTGCCGCCCGGAATACATCGCGGCCTTCGAGCAATTGGCCAATCTGGCGACCAAGGCCGGCGTCGAGGGTACGCGGCATTTTCGCATCCATGCGCCGCTCGTTCAGTTGACCAAGGCGGAAATCATCCGCACCGGCCTGGAGTTGGGTGTTGATTACAGCCTCACGTCGTCGTGCTACGCCCCCGACCCGGAGAGCGGCGCCGCCTGTGGATCGTGCGATGCCTGTTTGCTGCGATTGAACGGTTTCGCCGCCGTGGGGGTGCCGGACCCGATTGCGTATCAAACGGGCGACTGCCGCACGTAG
- a CDS encoding DUF4160 domain-containing protein — MPIISRFFGIAIRMYYDDHPPPHFHAYYGEQHVVVEIETLALPEGHLSRRIIGMVLEWAADHRDELMENWSLADLHLPLNPIDPLE; from the coding sequence TTGCCGATAATCAGCCGGTTCTTTGGCATCGCCATCCGTATGTATTACGATGATCACCCGCCGCCCCACTTTCACGCCTATTATGGCGAACAGCATGTCGTGGTGGAGATCGAAACGCTCGCTTTGCCAGAGGGGCATTTGTCTCGCCGTATTATCGGCATGGTGCTCGAATGGGCTGCCGACCATCGCGACGAACTGATGGAGAATTGGAGCCTAGCTGACCTTCACCTTCCCCTGAACCCAATCGACCCCTTGGAATGA
- a CDS encoding DUF2442 domain-containing protein codes for MYRIADVKTLPGYQLQVRFEDGTHGTVSLAERLFGPMFEPLRDLSFFEQVFIDEFGAICWPNGADLAPDAIYKDLTVNANE; via the coding sequence ATGTACCGAATTGCTGACGTGAAAACCCTGCCGGGCTACCAGTTGCAAGTCCGATTCGAAGACGGCACGCACGGAACCGTTTCGTTAGCGGAGCGGCTGTTCGGGCCGATGTTCGAACCGTTGCGCGATTTGTCGTTCTTCGAGCAGGTCTTCATTGATGAATTCGGCGCGATATGCTGGCCCAATGGCGCCGATTTGGCGCCTGACGCTATCTACAAGGATCTAACCGTGAACGCGAACGAATAA
- a CDS encoding SMI1/KNR4 family protein, producing the protein MMTTDAEELVNGLPLPSALVEAIQTGRWVAPLLHKLEAVFPLAADEGEPICHPAFFDLDGMQRENDGWSEETLPSYLGEKDDKVQPGDIDPSQSIVIADLGPDRLVALDYRVSDENPRVVYLTGNQQPRWVEAAPNVESLMRLLGL; encoded by the coding sequence ATGATGACGACCGACGCAGAGGAACTCGTCAACGGCCTGCCGCTCCCGTCGGCCTTGGTCGAAGCAATCCAAACTGGACGATGGGTGGCTCCTTTACTCCACAAGCTTGAAGCGGTTTTTCCGCTGGCAGCCGATGAGGGCGAGCCGATTTGTCACCCGGCGTTCTTCGATTTGGACGGGATGCAACGGGAAAACGACGGCTGGAGCGAAGAGACGCTGCCGTCGTATTTGGGCGAAAAGGATGACAAAGTTCAGCCTGGCGATATCGACCCTAGTCAATCCATCGTCATCGCCGACCTTGGGCCCGATCGGCTTGTTGCGCTGGACTATCGCGTATCGGACGAGAATCCGCGTGTCGTTTATCTTACCGGCAACCAACAGCCCCGGTGGGTCGAGGCTGCTCCGAACGTCGAGAGTTTAATGCGCCTCTTGGGGCTATGA